The proteins below come from a single Parafrankia discariae genomic window:
- a CDS encoding serine/threonine-protein kinase: MADRSARRTRGAPLQPGDPTLIGRYEVVGRLGAGGMGTVFLALDQSGRHVAIKVIRSDLAADPEFRERFADEVAAARRVAPFCTAQVLDADPHARRPYLVTEFIDGARLDEVVAESGALPLSTLQGVAVGVASALTAIHGAGIVHRDLKPSNVLLSYSGPRVIDFGIARALDAAGGRTQSGLVLGSAGWMAPEQMEGTAPVGPATDVFAWGLLVAYAAGGSHPYGDGTYLEMSERILTGQPDLRPVPAQLRDIVAAALRRDQRVRPSAEQILLSLLGDRGRSGNTRAVASEVLDGTWPRGRSAAAAAAGYAAGAGAGAGAGAGVGAGAAGLGGPGEAFGPGDAFGAAGAAGAGGGPAATRVAGGTAGAGQNPGRPVPTRVAGPADGGNRWWEGPPASASGRPGDAAGPGGLPGARQASRPAPGGPPQPARRRRKGGFVQYGDEPEVARPDGRYSAGAAGGAGAAGAGVAGAGAAGPPRAQGGGAWPAGAGPAPRGYAPAAPPPAPRPAPRPAPRPAPPPASAPYYGDVHRPAPPAPAPYAPSRRPRRRWRLRIPFKKTIIFVALVLLLLSAADQIATMVDDQRQRLWDRVVSTFRDDIGNQIDDLWGKTDNLREQAPDLGDQVSDLPSRLPGGLGNQNG; the protein is encoded by the coding sequence GTGGCGGACCGATCGGCACGCCGAACGCGGGGTGCCCCCCTGCAGCCGGGCGATCCGACGTTGATCGGGCGCTACGAGGTCGTCGGCCGGCTGGGCGCCGGCGGTATGGGCACCGTGTTCCTGGCCCTCGACCAGAGCGGCCGGCACGTCGCGATCAAGGTTATCCGCTCGGATCTCGCGGCGGATCCGGAGTTCCGGGAGCGGTTCGCCGACGAGGTCGCCGCCGCTCGCCGGGTGGCCCCTTTCTGCACAGCCCAGGTTCTCGACGCCGATCCGCACGCCCGCCGTCCGTATCTGGTCACCGAGTTCATCGACGGTGCCCGGCTCGACGAGGTCGTCGCCGAGTCCGGGGCGTTGCCGCTGTCCACGCTGCAGGGGGTCGCCGTCGGGGTGGCCTCGGCGCTGACCGCGATCCACGGTGCCGGGATCGTGCACCGTGACCTCAAGCCCAGCAACGTGCTGCTGTCGTACTCCGGCCCCCGGGTGATCGACTTCGGGATCGCCCGGGCGCTTGACGCGGCGGGCGGGCGCACCCAGTCCGGGCTGGTCCTGGGCTCGGCCGGGTGGATGGCCCCGGAGCAGATGGAGGGCACGGCGCCGGTGGGCCCGGCGACCGACGTGTTCGCCTGGGGCCTGCTTGTCGCCTACGCCGCGGGCGGGAGCCACCCCTACGGTGACGGTACCTATCTCGAGATGTCGGAGCGCATCCTCACCGGCCAGCCCGATCTGCGGCCCGTCCCGGCGCAGCTGCGTGACATCGTCGCCGCCGCGCTGCGCCGCGACCAGCGGGTGCGGCCGTCCGCCGAGCAGATCCTGCTCAGCCTGCTCGGTGACCGCGGCCGGAGCGGCAACACGCGTGCGGTGGCCAGCGAGGTCCTCGACGGAACGTGGCCCCGCGGCCGGTCCGCCGCCGCGGCGGCGGCCGGTTACGCGGCCGGTGCCGGTGCCGGTGCCGGTGCCGGTGCGGGTGTCGGTGCCGGTGCCGCGGGTCTGGGCGGCCCGGGGGAGGCGTTCGGCCCGGGCGACGCCTTTGGCGCGGCGGGCGCCGCCGGAGCGGGCGGCGGGCCCGCGGCGACCCGCGTGGCGGGTGGGACGGCTGGTGCCGGCCAGAACCCCGGGCGTCCGGTGCCCACCCGCGTCGCCGGCCCCGCGGACGGCGGCAACCGCTGGTGGGAGGGCCCGCCGGCGTCGGCTTCCGGCCGGCCGGGCGACGCTGCCGGCCCGGGCGGGCTGCCAGGGGCCCGTCAGGCCTCCCGGCCGGCGCCGGGCGGGCCGCCGCAACCCGCCCGCCGCCGCCGGAAGGGTGGATTCGTCCAGTACGGAGATGAGCCTGAGGTCGCCCGACCGGACGGGCGGTACTCGGCTGGCGCGGCCGGCGGAGCTGGCGCGGCCGGCGCCGGTGTGGCCGGTGCGGGCGCGGCCGGTCCGCCGCGGGCCCAGGGCGGCGGCGCGTGGCCGGCGGGCGCCGGGCCGGCTCCCCGTGGATACGCCCCCGCCGCGCCGCCGCCCGCGCCTCGCCCGGCCCCGCGACCAGCCCCCCGGCCGGCACCCCCACCCGCTTCGGCGCCGTACTACGGCGACGTGCACCGGCCGGCGCCCCCCGCTCCGGCGCCGTACGCGCCGAGCCGCCGGCCGCGTCGGCGGTGGCGCCTACGAATCCCGTTCAAGAAGACGATCATTTTCGTGGCGCTCGTGCTGCTTCTGCTCTCGGCGGCCGACCAGATCGCCACGATGGTGGACGACCAGCGCCAGCGGCTCTGGGACCGGGTCGTCAGCACCTTCCGCGATGACATCGGCAACCAGATCGACGATCTGTGGGGCAAGACCGACAACCTGCGCGAGCAGGCCCCCGACCTGGGTGACCAGGTCTCCGACCTGCCCTCCCGGCTGCCCGGCGGGCTCGGGAACCAGAACGGCTGA
- a CDS encoding sirohydrochlorin chelatase, which produces MRGLLVIGHGSRRAEANATVVELARALAGASTDSPTSAPDSGAGGNGRERGGHGDHGGGAFGDPGERGGGGERGGGSGGPAAAWDAVEPAFLEIARPDIAEGYAALVRTGCSEIVAHPFFLFDGNHTSRDIPDALAAAQADHPGTSWTVTRPLGLHPGVVRAVQARIEDALHQVATIPATAPAHS; this is translated from the coding sequence ATGCGCGGTCTCCTGGTGATTGGACACGGCTCGCGGCGGGCGGAGGCGAACGCCACGGTCGTTGAGCTCGCGCGCGCGCTGGCCGGTGCCAGCACCGACAGCCCCACCTCAGCCCCCGACAGCGGGGCCGGCGGGAACGGCAGGGAGCGCGGGGGCCACGGAGACCACGGGGGCGGCGCCTTCGGAGACCCCGGAGAGCGCGGGGGCGGCGGAGAGCGCGGGGGCGGCAGCGGCGGCCCGGCCGCTGCCTGGGACGCGGTGGAGCCGGCCTTCCTCGAGATCGCCCGGCCGGACATAGCGGAGGGCTACGCCGCGCTGGTCCGCACCGGCTGTTCGGAGATCGTGGCGCATCCCTTCTTCCTGTTCGACGGGAACCACACGAGCCGCGACATTCCGGATGCCCTGGCCGCGGCGCAGGCGGACCACCCGGGGACGAGCTGGACGGTCACCCGGCCACTCGGGCTGCACCCGGGGGTCGTGCGGGCCGTGCAGGCCCGTATCGAGGACGCGCTGCACCAGGTCGCCACCATCCCCGCCACGGCGCCGGCGCACTCCTGA
- the cobA gene encoding uroporphyrinogen-III C-methyltransferase: MWLVGAGPGDPGLLTVRGRELLATADVVVTDRLAAAVLLDVARPDAHVIHVGKSPTTSRSQDEVNALLVEHARAGARVVRLKGGDPFLLGRGGEEAEACAAAGVSCTVVPGVTSAIAVPAYAGIPVTHRGVAQDLAIISGHLPPGHPDSTVDWAALGASRATIVVLMGVARLVDIVDALLAGGRPPATPAAVVERGTTPAQRVLRTTLDALVVDAVAFGLRSPAVLVVGEVAARRDAAVPIPPVAAATAAPGARAGSGWPGAAGGAPLAGIRVLVPRTRARQGLLARRLRELGAEAVETVVSRLLPTGDATPLREALPGADGLVLADSDEVAAVVSLLRGAGTDVRALTGLTLVAASASAAAALDALGLACVRSSAEVQVAYTVVTEVPVPGLRVVICGAAAPPVGIRTLRRVPLLVDAPAEADPRIAEELRHGDLDAVTLASSTAARCLVELYGPLPDGVLVAAMGRRTAQACEAMGLRVDAVPSEPGIYPLAAAVVDLVASRRAPTA, encoded by the coding sequence GTGTGGCTGGTGGGGGCCGGTCCGGGTGATCCCGGGTTGTTGACCGTCCGCGGGCGGGAACTTCTCGCCACCGCCGACGTCGTCGTCACCGACCGTTTGGCCGCGGCCGTCCTCCTCGACGTCGCCCGGCCGGACGCCCACGTCATCCACGTGGGCAAGAGCCCGACGACCTCGCGCAGCCAGGACGAGGTCAACGCGCTGCTGGTCGAGCACGCGCGGGCCGGTGCCCGGGTGGTGCGGCTCAAGGGCGGCGACCCGTTCCTGCTGGGCCGGGGCGGTGAGGAGGCCGAGGCCTGCGCCGCCGCCGGAGTCAGCTGCACCGTGGTCCCCGGCGTGACCTCCGCGATCGCCGTGCCCGCGTACGCCGGCATCCCCGTCACCCACCGCGGGGTCGCGCAGGACCTCGCGATCATCTCCGGTCACCTGCCGCCGGGGCACCCCGACTCGACGGTCGACTGGGCCGCGCTCGGCGCGTCCCGCGCCACGATCGTCGTGCTCATGGGGGTCGCCCGACTGGTCGACATCGTCGACGCGCTGCTGGCGGGTGGACGTCCGCCCGCGACCCCGGCCGCCGTCGTCGAGCGCGGCACGACCCCGGCGCAGCGGGTGCTCCGCACGACCCTGGACGCCCTCGTCGTCGACGCCGTCGCCTTCGGACTGCGCTCGCCGGCGGTACTGGTCGTCGGCGAGGTCGCCGCGCGCCGGGACGCGGCCGTCCCGATCCCGCCCGTGGCCGCGGCCACCGCCGCTCCGGGTGCCCGCGCCGGGTCGGGGTGGCCCGGGGCGGCCGGCGGCGCCCCGCTGGCGGGCATCCGCGTTCTCGTCCCGCGCACCAGGGCACGTCAGGGCCTGCTCGCCCGCAGGCTGCGCGAGCTCGGCGCCGAGGCCGTCGAGACGGTGGTCAGCCGGCTCCTCCCGACCGGCGACGCGACGCCGCTGCGCGAGGCGCTTCCGGGCGCGGACGGCCTGGTGCTGGCCGACTCCGACGAGGTCGCCGCGGTCGTCTCGCTGCTGCGGGGCGCGGGCACCGATGTGCGGGCGCTCACCGGACTGACACTCGTCGCGGCCTCCGCCTCGGCCGCCGCCGCGCTCGACGCGCTGGGGCTGGCCTGTGTGCGGTCCTCGGCTGAGGTCCAGGTCGCCTACACGGTGGTGACGGAGGTCCCGGTGCCCGGACTGCGGGTGGTGATCTGCGGGGCGGCGGCGCCGCCGGTGGGGATCCGTACGCTGCGCCGCGTGCCGCTGCTCGTCGACGCGCCCGCCGAGGCCGACCCGCGGATCGCCGAGGAACTGCGGCACGGTGACCTGGACGCCGTCACGCTCGCGTCGTCGACCGCGGCCCGCTGCCTGGTCGAGCTGTACGGGCCGTTGCCGGACGGTGTCCTGGTCGCGGCGATGGGCCGGCGCACCGCGCAGGCCTGCGAGGCTATGGGCCTGCGGGTGGACGCGGTCCCGTCCGAGCCGGGGATCTACCCGCTCGCGGCGGCCGTGGTCGACCTCGTGGCCAGCCGGCGAGCGCCGACGGCGTAG
- a CDS encoding phosphoadenylyl-sulfate reductase — protein MDAALKARALRAGDELEGAPAEEILQWAADEFGTGLVVAASMAEAVLVDMLARIRTDIPVVFIDTGYHFAETIGTRDAVAHTYSLPIISASPQLTVAGQDAVHGPRLYESDPDLCCRMRKIVPLDRALAPYRAWAAGSRRVESAGRKSLPVVGWDQRRGKVKIHPLATWTDEDVDRYVQEHNVIVNPLLSDGYESVGCWPCTQRGAGRAGRWAGTTKTECGIH, from the coding sequence ATGGATGCCGCGCTGAAGGCCCGCGCACTGCGGGCCGGCGACGAGCTCGAGGGCGCCCCGGCGGAGGAGATCCTCCAGTGGGCCGCCGACGAGTTCGGTACCGGTCTCGTCGTCGCGGCGTCCATGGCCGAGGCGGTCCTCGTCGACATGCTCGCGCGCATCCGCACGGACATCCCGGTGGTCTTCATCGACACCGGCTACCACTTCGCGGAGACCATCGGCACCCGGGACGCGGTCGCGCACACCTACTCGTTGCCGATCATCAGCGCCAGCCCGCAGCTCACCGTCGCCGGGCAGGACGCCGTGCACGGGCCGCGGCTCTACGAGAGCGACCCGGACCTGTGCTGCCGGATGCGCAAGATCGTCCCGCTGGACCGCGCGCTCGCTCCCTACCGGGCCTGGGCGGCCGGCTCGCGGCGGGTGGAGTCCGCCGGGCGCAAGAGCCTGCCGGTCGTCGGCTGGGACCAGCGCCGCGGCAAGGTCAAGATCCACCCCCTGGCCACCTGGACGGACGAGGACGTCGACCGGTACGTCCAGGAGCACAACGTGATCGTCAACCCGCTGCTCTCCGACGGCTACGAGTCGGTGGGCTGCTGGCCGTGCACGCAGCGCGGCGCCGGCCGCGCGGGTCGCTGGGCCGGCACGACCAAGACGGAATGCGGCATCCACTAG
- a CDS encoding nitrite/sulfite reductase encodes MTSPARPPRAARPQSPSRPKGQGQWALGYSEPLNPNERMKKDQDGLAVRERILNLYPHTGFDGIDPQDLRGRFRWWGLYTQRKPGISGGRTAVLEPEELDDRYFMQRIRLDGGRMTSEQLRIIADISTRYGRDVADVTDRQNIQLHWIRIEDVPAIWGALEAAGMTTEESCGDTPRVILGCPLAGVDAEEVIDATGVIDQVVERFVGDTTLSNLPRKFKSAMSGCPDQCTLHEINDIAFVGVVHPELGPGYDLWVGGGLSTNPKLGVRLGTFVTPERVPEVWHGVIRLFRDYGYRRMRTRARLKFLVADMGVEWVRSTLEKEYLDAALPDGPAPLPPRNEGRDHIGVHQQRDGLFAVGFAPRAGRLTGTTLTAVANLADRFGQGRIRATTTQKLVILDVPGEGVDGLEAELAALDLVVRPSVFRRGTMACTGIEFCKLAIVETKGNARDLIVELERRLPDFTEPIGININGCPNACARFQVADIGLKGSLVPDANGEMVEGFQVHLGGHLGTRSRLGRKSRGLKVTADGLLDYVVGLLETYQEHRSDGDTFADWAEHADEALLTGAGAAAGGSASGGPATAGPATAGPAEGQTKGGAT; translated from the coding sequence ATGACTTCTCCTGCTCGACCCCCGCGTGCCGCGCGCCCGCAAAGCCCGTCCCGACCCAAGGGACAGGGCCAATGGGCGCTGGGCTACTCCGAGCCGCTCAACCCCAACGAGCGGATGAAGAAGGACCAGGACGGCCTCGCCGTGCGCGAGCGCATCCTGAACCTCTACCCGCACACGGGGTTCGACGGGATCGACCCGCAGGATCTGCGCGGCCGGTTCCGCTGGTGGGGGCTCTACACCCAGCGGAAGCCGGGAATCAGCGGCGGGCGCACGGCCGTCCTCGAGCCCGAGGAGCTCGACGACCGCTACTTCATGCAGCGCATCCGCCTGGACGGCGGGCGGATGACCTCCGAACAGCTCCGGATCATCGCCGACATCTCCACCCGTTACGGGCGGGACGTCGCCGACGTGACCGACCGCCAGAACATCCAGCTGCACTGGATCCGCATCGAGGACGTCCCGGCCATCTGGGGGGCGCTCGAGGCGGCGGGGATGACCACCGAGGAGTCGTGCGGCGACACCCCGCGTGTCATCCTCGGCTGCCCGCTGGCGGGGGTGGACGCCGAGGAGGTCATCGACGCCACCGGCGTCATCGACCAGGTGGTGGAGCGGTTCGTCGGCGACACCACGCTGTCGAACCTGCCCCGTAAGTTCAAGAGCGCGATGTCGGGCTGCCCCGACCAGTGCACCCTGCACGAGATCAACGACATCGCCTTCGTCGGCGTCGTGCACCCCGAGCTCGGCCCCGGGTACGACCTGTGGGTCGGTGGCGGTCTGTCGACGAACCCGAAGCTCGGCGTGCGCCTGGGCACCTTCGTCACCCCGGAGCGGGTGCCCGAGGTGTGGCACGGCGTCATCCGGCTCTTCCGCGACTACGGCTACCGGCGGATGCGGACCAGGGCGCGGCTGAAGTTCCTCGTCGCCGACATGGGCGTCGAGTGGGTCCGCTCGACCCTGGAGAAGGAGTACCTGGACGCGGCGCTGCCGGACGGCCCGGCGCCGCTGCCGCCCCGCAACGAGGGCCGCGACCACATCGGCGTCCACCAGCAGCGCGACGGCCTGTTCGCGGTCGGCTTCGCGCCGCGTGCCGGCCGCCTGACCGGGACGACACTGACCGCCGTCGCGAACCTCGCCGACCGGTTCGGCCAGGGCCGGATCCGGGCGACCACCACCCAGAAGCTGGTGATCCTGGACGTCCCCGGCGAGGGCGTCGACGGGCTCGAGGCCGAGCTGGCCGCGCTCGACCTGGTCGTGCGGCCGAGCGTCTTCCGCCGCGGCACGATGGCCTGCACCGGCATCGAGTTCTGCAAGCTGGCGATCGTCGAGACCAAGGGCAACGCCCGCGACCTCATCGTCGAGCTGGAGCGCCGGCTGCCCGACTTCACCGAGCCCATCGGCATCAACATCAACGGCTGCCCGAACGCCTGCGCCCGGTTCCAGGTGGCCGACATCGGCCTGAAGGGCTCGCTCGTCCCGGACGCCAACGGCGAGATGGTCGAGGGGTTCCAGGTCCACCTCGGTGGCCACCTGGGTACCCGTTCCCGGCTCGGCCGGAAGTCCCGTGGTCTCAAGGTGACCGCCGACGGCCTGCTCGACTACGTCGTGGGCCTCCTGGAGACCTACCAGGAACACCGGTCCGACGGTGACACCTTCGCCGACTGGGCGGAGCACGCGGACGAGGCGCTGCTCACCGGGGCCGGGGCCGCCGCGGGTGGCTCCGCTTCGGGTGGCCCTGCCACGGCTGGCCCCGCCACGGCCGGCCCGGCCGAGGGCCAGACCAAGGGCGGCGCGACGTGA
- a CDS encoding response regulator transcription factor: protein MDCRPSTDAEVGAPGVGAPGVGAPGVGAPGVGAPGVGAPGVGATSVGANGVGLPGAGIAGAGLPGVGAGLPGIGTGVVETGVGVPEVEAAVRGRFRAGPFRVVIADDADGLRELLCLLFDTEPDFMVVGRAANGAEAVEVVTRTAPDLVLLDVAMPVLDGIGALPHVRMAAPDARVVIFTGFSENALRDEVMALGADELMEKDLSTGALLDRLRQMCRRPRLV, encoded by the coding sequence ATGGACTGCCGGCCGTCGACGGACGCTGAAGTCGGCGCCCCCGGAGTCGGCGCCCCCGGAGTCGGCGCCCCCGGAGTCGGCGCCCCCGGAGTCGGCGCCCCCGGAGTCGGCGCCCCCGGAGTCGGCGCCACAAGCGTCGGCGCCAACGGAGTCGGTCTCCCCGGGGCTGGCATCGCGGGTGCCGGCCTCCCTGGAGTCGGTGCGGGGCTTCCCGGAATCGGTACGGGCGTCGTCGAGACCGGGGTGGGTGTCCCCGAGGTCGAGGCGGCCGTGCGCGGCCGGTTCCGGGCCGGCCCGTTCCGTGTCGTCATCGCGGATGACGCCGACGGCCTGCGCGAGCTCCTCTGCCTCCTGTTCGACACCGAGCCGGACTTCATGGTGGTCGGCCGGGCGGCGAACGGGGCGGAGGCCGTCGAGGTCGTCACCCGGACCGCGCCCGACCTGGTCCTCCTGGACGTCGCGATGCCCGTGCTCGACGGCATCGGCGCCCTGCCGCACGTGCGGATGGCCGCGCCCGACGCGCGGGTGGTGATTTTCACCGGCTTCTCGGAGAACGCGCTGCGCGACGAGGTCATGGCGCTCGGCGCGGACGAGTTGATGGAGAAGGATCTGTCCACCGGCGCGCTGCTCGACCGGCTCCGGCAGATGTGCCGGCGCCCGCGCCTCGTCTGA
- a CDS encoding helix-turn-helix domain-containing protein: MRQRSRGRQGSSTAEDILPTEIRRRRCERGLSRDELAGRTGYSRQYISQLEQPSRGIPARPVLAAVDAALEAGGALVDLREAAIAERTERHGRQPDAEIESRRRIGDLLDHRRSDRELDYLDRLAADLIAAADALDPADVTAQVLDQQAFVDQLLRTPMLPHQQFRLFMIAGHLAGLLAISLLDMDELAKASTCCLEAAVFTELTGHEGLRAWTLAVNSLIDAAARHAEESEPGATTGRGGLAGRRAEQGLVATRTAGSDLRSGTRSARAGAADGQDGIDHPLESTTDHAGYMEGRGRGGGVAPSGGAADPRSTWSHRQSDGTPSLSATGVGGAAAAAPQQPNLDEILIAPGGRATPPRLIALVKSRIARFATASAQRATPPTGISQAFRPPV; encoded by the coding sequence ATGCGGCAACGGAGCCGAGGCCGGCAGGGTTCGAGTACCGCGGAGGACATCCTCCCGACGGAGATCCGGCGGCGCCGGTGTGAACGCGGGCTGTCCCGCGACGAGCTCGCCGGGCGGACCGGCTACAGCCGCCAGTACATCAGCCAGCTGGAACAGCCCAGCCGGGGCATACCGGCGCGGCCGGTCCTCGCCGCCGTCGACGCGGCCCTGGAGGCCGGGGGCGCGCTCGTCGACCTGCGCGAGGCCGCCATCGCCGAGCGCACCGAGCGGCACGGCCGCCAGCCCGACGCGGAGATCGAGTCCCGCCGGCGGATCGGTGATCTCCTCGACCACCGGCGCTCCGACCGCGAGCTCGACTATCTCGACCGGCTCGCCGCCGACCTCATCGCGGCGGCCGACGCGCTGGACCCGGCCGACGTCACCGCCCAGGTCCTCGACCAGCAGGCCTTCGTCGACCAGCTCCTGCGCACCCCGATGCTGCCGCACCAGCAGTTCCGCCTCTTCATGATCGCGGGCCACCTGGCCGGGCTGCTGGCCATCTCCCTGCTCGACATGGACGAGCTCGCGAAGGCCAGCACCTGCTGCCTGGAGGCCGCGGTGTTCACCGAGCTGACCGGCCACGAGGGCCTGCGCGCCTGGACACTCGCCGTCAACAGCCTCATCGACGCGGCCGCCCGGCACGCCGAGGAGTCCGAGCCGGGGGCCACAACAGGTCGGGGCGGGCTCGCCGGCCGCCGAGCGGAGCAGGGGCTGGTGGCGACACGCACCGCCGGTTCCGACCTCCGGAGCGGCACCCGGTCGGCCCGTGCCGGCGCCGCGGACGGCCAGGACGGAATCGACCACCCGCTCGAATCCACCACCGACCACGCTGGGTACATGGAAGGCCGGGGGCGCGGCGGCGGTGTCGCACCTTCGGGCGGCGCGGCCGACCCGCGTTCGACCTGGAGCCACCGGCAGAGCGACGGGACACCGTCACTATCCGCGACAGGCGTCGGCGGTGCCGCGGCCGCGGCACCGCAGCAGCCGAACCTGGATGAGATCCTGATCGCGCCGGGTGGCCGGGCGACACCACCCCGGCTGATCGCTCTCGTCAAAAGTCGGATCGCGCGTTTCGCGACTGCCAGCGCGCAGCGGGCCACACCCCCGACAGGTATCTCCCAGGCATTCCGGCCACCTGTCTAA
- a CDS encoding menaquinone biosynthetic enzyme MqnA/MqnD family protein — translation MPEPAERPGRPRVGHIQFLNCLPLYWGLVHSGALLDLELTKDTPDRLNDALVAGDLDIGPISLVEYLRHAEDLAVLPDLAVGSDGPVLSVVATSAVPLSEVRTVALGSTSRTSVLLARMLFEQRWGLRPRYVTMPPDIPLMLREADLAVTIGDVALRATYDAERAGPGHPLRVFDLGREWREWTGLPMVFAVWAARRSFAAAHPGVVKEVHEAFRSSLDAALLEVDEVARRAARFEVFDPATLARYFTTLDFRLGARQQAGILEFARRAAARGDAPPLDEIVFASV, via the coding sequence CTGCCGGAACCGGCGGAGCGGCCGGGCCGGCCCAGGGTCGGCCACATCCAGTTCCTCAACTGCCTGCCGCTTTACTGGGGTCTGGTGCACTCCGGGGCGCTGCTCGACCTGGAGCTCACCAAGGACACCCCGGACCGGTTGAACGACGCGCTGGTCGCCGGTGATCTCGACATCGGCCCGATCAGTCTCGTCGAGTACCTCCGGCACGCCGAGGATCTCGCCGTCCTCCCGGACCTGGCCGTGGGCTCCGACGGGCCGGTCCTGTCGGTCGTCGCCACCAGCGCGGTCCCGCTCAGCGAGGTCCGTACCGTCGCGCTGGGCTCGACGTCCCGGACGAGTGTGCTGCTCGCGCGCATGCTGTTCGAGCAGCGGTGGGGGCTGCGCCCGCGGTACGTGACGATGCCGCCCGACATCCCGCTGATGCTGCGGGAGGCCGACCTCGCCGTCACGATCGGCGATGTGGCGCTGCGGGCTACCTACGACGCGGAGCGGGCCGGCCCGGGCCATCCGCTGCGGGTGTTCGACCTCGGTCGCGAGTGGCGCGAATGGACCGGCCTGCCGATGGTCTTCGCCGTCTGGGCCGCCCGGCGCTCGTTCGCCGCGGCCCATCCCGGTGTGGTCAAGGAGGTTCACGAGGCATTCCGGTCGAGCCTCGACGCGGCCCTGCTCGAAGTGGACGAGGTCGCCCGGCGGGCGGCGCGCTTCGAGGTGTTCGATCCCGCGACGCTGGCCCGCTACTTCACGACGCTCGACTTCCGGCTGGGAGCCCGCCAGCAGGCCGGAATCCTGGAGTTCGCCCGCCGCGCCGCGGCACGCGGTGACGCGCCACCGCTCGACGAGATCGTTTTCGCGTCGGTGTGA
- the mqnE gene encoding aminofutalosine synthase MqnE, whose translation MDAGLKREIEAKVHEGARLSRADGEALYASDDLAWLGGLAHEVRTRKNGDQTFFNVNRHLNLTNVCSASCAYCSFQRKPGESDAYTMRIEEAVRLAKEMEPAGITELHIVNGLHPTLPWRYYPRSLRELGKALPGVALKAFTATEIHWFEKISGLSADEILDELIDAGLESLTGGGAEIFDWEVRQRIVGHETHWEDWSRIHRLAHSKGLRTPSTMLYGHVEEPRHRVDHVLRLRELQDETGGFAVFIPLRFQHDSVGDPRNRLMNQPMATGAEALKTFAVSRLLFDNVDHVKCFWVMHGLTTAQLSLNFGADDLDGSVVEYKITHDADGFGTPNTMTRDDLLSVIRDAGFRPVERDTRYRVVRRYDGPDTTRRDNPVPIDA comes from the coding sequence ATGGATGCCGGGCTAAAGCGCGAGATCGAAGCCAAGGTCCACGAAGGTGCCCGGCTCAGCCGGGCCGACGGTGAGGCCCTCTACGCGAGTGACGACCTCGCCTGGCTGGGCGGTCTCGCGCACGAGGTGCGAACTCGAAAAAACGGCGACCAGACCTTCTTCAACGTGAACCGGCACCTCAACCTGACGAACGTCTGCTCGGCCTCATGCGCCTACTGCTCGTTCCAGCGCAAGCCCGGCGAGTCGGACGCCTACACGATGCGCATCGAGGAGGCCGTCCGGCTGGCGAAGGAGATGGAGCCGGCCGGCATCACCGAGCTGCACATCGTCAACGGCCTGCACCCGACGCTGCCCTGGCGTTACTACCCGCGCTCGCTGCGCGAGCTGGGGAAGGCACTGCCCGGCGTCGCCCTCAAGGCGTTCACCGCCACCGAGATCCACTGGTTCGAGAAGATCAGCGGCCTGTCCGCGGACGAGATCCTGGACGAGCTCATCGACGCGGGCCTGGAGTCGTTGACGGGCGGCGGCGCCGAGATCTTCGACTGGGAGGTCCGGCAGAGGATCGTCGGTCACGAGACCCACTGGGAGGACTGGTCGCGGATCCACCGCCTCGCGCACTCCAAGGGTCTGCGCACGCCGTCCACGATGCTCTACGGCCATGTCGAGGAGCCGCGGCACCGGGTCGACCACGTGCTGCGCCTGCGCGAGCTGCAGGACGAGACAGGCGGCTTCGCGGTGTTCATCCCGCTGCGCTTCCAGCACGACTCGGTCGGGGATCCACGCAACCGCCTGATGAACCAGCCGATGGCGACCGGCGCGGAGGCTCTCAAGACGTTCGCGGTGTCGCGGCTGCTGTTCGACAACGTCGACCACGTCAAGTGCTTCTGGGTGATGCACGGGCTGACCACCGCCCAGCTGTCCCTGAACTTCGGCGCCGACGACCTCGACGGCTCGGTCGTCGAGTACAAGATCACTCACGACGCGGACGGCTTCGGAACCCCGAACACGATGACCCGGGACGATCTCCTTTCGGTGATCCGGGACGCGGGCTTCCGGCCGGTCGAGCGGGACACCCGCTATCGGGTCGTGCGCAGGTACGACGGCCCGGACACCACCCGGCGGGACAACCCCGTCCCGATCGACGCCTGA